caaacccccacacccccccaaccaccccaccccccccaccccaacaccaCCCCCAACCCACACccaccaacacccccacccccccccccacacccccccacccacccccccccacacccacccccacacccaccccccccacccccacaccacccacctccccaccccccaaaccccacaccccccaccaccccacccaccccccccaccacaccccaccacacccccccaccctcacccaccccatccccctcaccccaaccaccccacccaccaccccccccaccacacccacaccccccccataccccacaccccaccacccaccaccccacccaccccacacacccacccacccccaaacccccactccccccatccacccctccaccacccccctcaccccacacccacacccccataccccacaccccactccacccacccCCAAACCCAACCCCCAccaaccacccctccacaccccatccccctctccctcaccccatcccccaatccccctccctcctcccctccacaccccctctccccctcacccctcacccccgttcccctctcccctctcccaccccattcccctcttccctccttccacccctccacaccccctctcccctctcccacctcatctctcctccccctttcctccccttcccctctatctctcccatcttccctcccttccccttccctcctccctccccttccatcACTCCcatcttccctcccctcccctctcccctgtcccctccccctccccatcccatttctctctcttccctcctccctcccctcccatctcatctctcccatcatccctcccctccacacccccctcccctcttccctcctcatctcccctccctctttcctcccctctccctttcttcccctctcccctccatcctccctctcccctcccctctcccctccccatcccaattctctcctcttccctcctccctcccctcccatctcATCTCTCCcataccccaccccttccctcttccctcccttccccatcccatttcttcctcctttcccccctccccatccaatctctccctcctcctttccccaccccatcactcctctttcgcctcccctcctctccccatcccatctctccccctctctcccctccccaccctttctcctccccgcctctcctcactttcctctctcttcccctctcccctcttcccttctctccctctcccatctccacgaacccctttcccctcttccctccaccctctcccctcccctcccgtcccatctcccttccccgtcCCCTGGACCTGGACCCTTCCCACGCTTGCCCCGGGCAGTCTAGCCCAGCATTTCACACGTTCCTCACACTTGTCGTTTCTACTTGGAGAGATACGGCGAAGGGTGTCGCTGCGtctgggatgggggggggggcggtggcacAGTCCATAGGTGTCTCCCCCCCCCAGTGTGTCCGCAACTCGCTAACTCTTACCTTTTCCGAAGagctgctctccctctccctccctccacaccctccctctcccccctcatcACTCACTCCCCTTAACGCCGACTGAGCTGAGGTCCGTAACTACGCTTGGAGCAGTGACCTCACCACCCGGGGCTCACGGCCCTCTGGGCCTTGAGAGGGCCCGCTCTAGAAAAAGCTGTGCCCTCCCCCCAGTAACTGGGATCCTCcccaaccaccacccccccaccttacCGCAGTCTCTGTCCCCCTGTGCTAATCGTGTCAGCAGGTCGTCGAGGCTGCCCTAACGTTCCCTGTTTGTCTCTCTCTCAGGCCACAGCTGAAGCCAACAACCTGGCTGCCCTCGCTGCAGCCAAGGATTACTACCAGCAGGCCATGGAGGAGGTAGGCACTGCCCTTTGTTCTCTTATCCTTGGACTTGGCTCCAGAGTCCTGGGTTCCATCCCCACccctgcctctgtgtgtgtgtgtgggcggaGTTTGCACGTTGTCCCTGCGACAACTCCCTGGGCCGCACCGGTGTCCCCCTTCCCAACAAACACCGGACACCGgtgggttaactggccactgtaggTCGCCCCCACCCCCCTCGAGGTGTCGATGAAACCTCGGGGCAGTTGATAATTAATGAAGGTGAAGGGCCAGCATCTGTGCTGTCTGAGACGCACGGCGAGGTGACTGTGGCTCTCCAGGAATCAGACTGAGCCCAGGACGGTCGTAAACccatccactctcctcccctacttTCCCATCAGTTCCTGCCCCTTAGCTCCTAATTTACAGCCTCCAATCAACCGGCCcgttgctggggggtgggggaggaaccCGGGGCGACGGGGAGGAGGCCTACGCGGTCATGAAGGCAATGTaaaaatcacacacacacacacacacacacagcctccgGAGGGCAGGATCGGGCGTCTCTGGATCTATGAGGCAGTGCTACTACCCCCCACCCGTTCAgaggcaggccattcagcccctcgttCTGTACCGGCCTcctcccaccactctccccaaCACCGTCCGTCCAGTTCCCTTTCGAACGAGTCCTTGCCATCCCCAGGTGAGGACATTGTCCCTGGTTTGCCATTCTCCCTCACCACCCCACCGCCCCAGCTTAGGGAGACGCAGTATCTCCTGAAGCCTCACTTGGGACACATTAGTTGGGTTAGCGTCTCCCCTCCCCGCAAGTGCAAACATCGTCTCCAGCCCGCCCTACCTGGGTTGCCTTCGAGCTGAACGGTGGAACTGGATGAAGAGACCAAACGACTTCCTCCTGTTCCCGGTGTGACAGGATCAGAGGCCGAGAGGCCGTCTCCTGTGCTCTACAACAGTCCTACAACATAGAACACACAATGTTGTGTCCTGTTAATCAAACACTTAACCAGACGACTCCCTTCTGCTGACACAGTGTCCATAACCCTCCTTtctaagaccacacctggagtactgtgtgcagttttggtctccagatttgaggaaggacatttattgagggagtgcagcggaggttcacgaggttaattcccgggatggcgggactgtcatatgtcgaaagattggagcgactgggcttgtatacactggaatttagaaggatgagaggggatctgattgaaacatataagattattaagggattggacacgctagaggcaggaaacacgttcccgatgttgggggagtccagaaccaggggccacagtttaagaataaggggtagacaatttagaacagagttgaggaaaaacttttccacacagagggttgtggttctgtggaatgctctgcctcagaaggcagtggaggccaattctctggattttttcaaaaaagagttagatagagctcttaaagatagcagagtgaagagatatggggagaaggcaggaactgaatactgattgtggatgatcagccatgatcacagtgaagggtggtgctggctcgaagggctgaatggccgactcctgcacctattgtctattctcaGCAGATTCATGTGTCTGTCCAAGGCgctctatcatatttgcctctgttaccacctctggcagtacattccaggcgcCCATGTAGAAAACTTGCCCCGCGTAACCCATTTGAACTTACCTCAAATGGTATTGGGTATTTCAGCCTGGGAAAATATACCGGCTGTCTACCTACAACACTTATAGCCTTGTAACCTCCGGTGGGAGAGCCtgagaccagaggggacagcctcagaatagaggggcgtccttttagaacgaagACGAGGAGGCACTTCTTCAGCCAGAgcgtggcgaatctgtggaattcgcggCTGTCACGGACTTcatctaaggcagaggttgatagattcttgactggtcagggcatgaagggataccggggggagaaggcaggagattgggggctGAGATGGAAAAATGATCAACCATggcgaaatggtggagcagactcgatgggccaaatggcctaattctgcctctatatcttataaacctctgtcagctctcccctcagcttctCCCACTCCAGGGAAGATAACGCGAGTTCATCCAGCCTCTCGTGGTAGTCCACACTCTCTAAAGCCGGCAGCACCCCAGTGAACCCCTCCAAAGCTTCGACACCCTTCCTGTAaaggggcgaccagaactgaacgcaagaTGTGGCCGGGCTAGAGCTTTACAACGTTACAACatcacttcctgactcttgacCTCAGCGCAGTCAGGGGTGGTAATTATGGCTTCTGTCAACGTGTGCAGCCTCTGTTGGGGAGGTATGGACCAGGGAACCCTTTACACCAAAAACGCTGTTAGGGGTTAAGCCATTAACAGTTTGCTGCCCCCTCAAGGTGTAACACTGGACTAAACTCTCGTCTGCCCACAATACCTTAAGGAGGGAGGTTATGTTCAAAGGAGattggtgttttttttaaaaaatttattcacTTATGGGATGTGGGGggcaccagctaagccagcatttatcgcCCATCCCTAGCTGCCCTTGGGAAGGTGGGTGATAAGCTGCCTTCTCGAACCGCTGCAGACCCTGAGGCGTAGGCACACCTGTTAGGGAGCGAATTCCAcaattttgacccagtgacagttAAGGAATGACGagatgtttccaagtcaggatggtgagtgacctggagggggatttcccagtggcggtgttcccaggtatctgctgttctcgtccttctggatggtggtggtcgtgggtctggaaggtgctgccttgggAACGttagtgtgttgttgcagtgcgtcttgtagatagtacacactgctgtaaGTGTTCGTCGATGGTGGGGGGATTGGACGcgtgtggaaggggtaccaatcgagTGGGCTGCCTGGTACTGGATGGTGTTGAGCTTTTCGAGTGtcgatggagctgcactcacccaggcgagtggcgagtgttccattacactcctgacctgagccttgtcgatggtggacaggctctggggagtcaggaggtgagttacacaccacaggattcctagccttcgACCTGCTCTGGTAGTCACGGTGTTTATATTTCTAGACCAGTTCAgcttcctgtcaatggtaacccccaggatgttgatagtcgGGGATTCGGTGATGGTGATGCCGCTGAATGTGAAGGGGTGATAGTcggagcctctcttgttggagatggtcattgcctggcacttgtgtgGCCCGAAAGTTACTTGTCAGCCCGAGCCTGGATATGGTCcgggtcctgctgcatttgggtatgaactgcttcaccaTCTGAGGAGTCGCGAATGGTGCGGAACATTGTGCAGTCCTCTGCGaatatccccacttctgacctcgTGACGGGAACGAAGGTCATTGACGAATCAGATGAAGATGATCGGTCCTAGAACACTTCGCTGAGGAACTCCCACAGCAACGCCCTGAGGGTGACCTCCAGCCACCACAACTGTCTCCCTTTCAGGTGTCTGGAACGTGATGCCAGGGCTGGTGTTAGCTGCAAGCAGGAGAGACATGTTTAAGAGGGAGGGAATGGGTGAAAGGACTTGTGTCGGCAGAATTTAACTTGATTGCGAGATACAGTGCCCTCCCGGCCCAACGAGCCCGCTCTGTCCAGTGTGACTATTTAACCTGTTAATCTGaacggctttggactgtggggggaaaccggagcacccggaggaaacctgcgcGGTGAcggggagagaacgtacaaactccctccagacagcgacgggaattgaacctgtatcACTGGCGCTGTGGTAGCAttacctgcccccccccccccccacacacacacacacacacacacacacacacacacacagacacacacacacacacaggcacacagacacagacgcagacacacacacacacacagacatacacacacacacacacacacacacacacacacacacacacacatacacacacacacacacacacacagacatacacacacacacacacacacacacacagatacacacagacacacacacacatacacacagacacactcacacaaacacagacacacagacacagacacacacacacacagacacactcacacagacacacagacacagacacacacacacacagacacacacacacacacacacagacacagacacagatacacacacacacacagaagggACTTCTAATCAGTTTGGACTCAAGATCGTGATCCACGGGGCCTGTCCTCGTGCCCTCCCACGTTtgggttcagatttatttatttcccaCCTGTCCGCCGAGGCACCCAGTGAAATGCGTCGTCTAcgctaacaaccaacacatcccaGCGCCAACCCGCTCAGCAGAGCAACTCCGGCAACAGCAGCAGCACGACCAGGTTCCTTTCCTGCCAGCCCCACCCGCTCACATACGCAGGCAGTTCCCCCAGCCGCAGGGCAGGCTGCCGGCCTCCACCTTCCCCAGTGAACTCGAGACCCTGGGCTTCAGCCACGGGGCCTGTGGGTCTGCGGCCTCCACCTTCCCCAGTGGACTCGAGACCCTGGGCTTCGGCCACCGGGCCTCGAAGCCTCCGTGCTCCGCATCCCGCTCGGTCCGTCTCCCACAGCACCGCCGATCATTGCCCTGTCCGGCCCACCCATCCACGTTTCCGTCCGAGACTCGGGAGGGGCCCTTCCCCCGCCATCTTTTGTTCCGGCCTTGAGTCGTGTCGATGTGCGTTTCCAGCTGTGCGGGGGCGACAAGGCGTACCTGGCGCCCTCCAAGCTGCAGGAGCGGCACCTGGTGTACCGGGAGACGGCCGTGGAGAAGTTCCGCTCGATGAGGAAGATGGGCGGCCGCGGGCTGAGCCAGCGCTACCAGGAGCAGCTGGAGGCCGAGATCGACGAGCTGCTCGACAGCTACGCCAAGTTCAACCGCAGCAAGAACTTCGCCAGCCTGGTGCGGACGCCGGCCGCCATGCTGCTGATCATCGTCAGCATGCACCTCCTGTCGGGCTTCGTCGGCCTCCTCGGGCTGGGCTTCCTCACGGTCCTCTTCGACTTCTTCAACGGCATGGCCCTGCTGACGCTGATGAGCTGGCTGTACATTAAGTACACGGGGCAGGGCCCGCTCCTGGGGGAGGTCATCGACGCCGTCAGCGATTCCATCCTCGGCGGGGTGAGTACCCGCTCTCGCGGGGTTGGGGTCAGGGTccacagaagcaggtccttcgGCCCTTCTAGCCCGTGCCCGCCCAGTCTTCTGCCAAGCCCTGACTTCCTCCTCCCCACATCCAGTCCAAACTCCCTCCCATTCACGTACCTCTCCAAACTCTTCTCAAATGTCACAAAAGAACCACATCCaacagcagctcattccacacttgcaccgaCCTCTAGGTGAATAAATTCCCCCCCCAACGTTCTCCTTAAGtaattcacctttcaccattagtCTCCAGTTCTTGTCTCTCCCACCCTGAAGGGAATCAGCTTGATTGCAaacaccctatctaaaccccacATAATTCTGTGTAcccctatcaaatcccccctcattctcctacgctccagggactAAAGTGCTCGCGCTTTCCCCCGTAACTCAAGTCGAAATCAAAATATTTCAACAGAAATAATGCTCCCATTTTTCTCCTGGTTATAATGACGAATGGGAATTTATTAATGCAAGTAATCAGAACCTCACCAAGCAAATCTCCATGGTCAAtgaagtcccgatgaagggtctcggctcgaaacgtcgaccatctattccccctccatagatgctgcctgacctgctgagttcctcctgcattttgcgtgtgttgccctggatttccagcgtctacagAGCCTCTTGTGTTTAATCTTCATTTCTGCCCCCTCGGAGGAAGGCGCTCACGGGCCgggagactcccccccccccccccccccacgccagGCTGCGGGACGTCACCACCCGACTGCCCTTTGTGTTCGGGTCGGGGTCTCGACCTCCCACCTGCAGGGACCCAAGAGGTTTCGGGAGACGGAATCTGGAGCGGGACATGCAGGAACTGCAGGAGGAACTCCCACCCCTTCCATCCTCCGCACTCACTACCTACTGGAGGAGttctctcccctccatccccctccACCCTCCGCACCCACTGGAGAGCTCCCTCAACCTCCACCCTCGGTTCCCGAAGCTGGGTTTCGACCGGGAATGTCGACGGTCCCTCTCCATCCCACCAGCTTGCCCGAAGGAACTTTTCCCTCCTGTCCGTCCTCAATTCCCAAAGCAGGCTTCCTTCCGACTGGGAATGTCAATAATCCACCCCACCCCAGTCCCCCGTCCCCAACCCCGCCGCCAACACCACtcttccagcaggttgtttgttggCTTGGGATTGTCATAGGAACAGCACAGCAAGAGTCCACGAAACCTGCCTTTCCCCCGCTGGCTTTGTAGGGTGAAGACCTCCTGTAGAGTGAGCCGCGAGGAGTTCTGCGCCATACGAGGGTGAGGGGTGGGCGGGCAGGAGGGAGGTTAATCTTTAGGCTGAGGTCCTGTCCATATCTCAGCTCAAAAAGAGGTTCTCTGCGTCCCCTCGCCACCCCTCCCAGCATGCTGGGGTAACCAACAGCAGACCATCTAGTCTGTTGGatggatcttgctgtgcacaggGGTCCCTGCCCTGTAATGGAGGCCGCGCTTCAAAAGCAGGGCCTTGCTTCTGAAGCGTCTCAACTCCCCGCTCCCTCTACCAATGGGGTTGCCTGTCTGCCTGCTGCGTCTCGTGCGCGCCGACTGACTGGTCTTTCAACGCCCGTTCCAGGTCGCCAACCTGATCATCAGCCGCTACTTCTCCATGCCCCCCAACACCGTCCTGGTGGGCTTGGCTCATGCCGCCGGGAGGAGTTAGCAGACCCGCAGCCAGTCTCCAACCCACCGCCCCAACACCCCGATCCCCTCGCCTTCGGACGGGACTCGCCCGGCGCCGCGCCTGGAGTCCTCGACACGCTGAGCACGGTCCCTGAATGGCTCTGCCCGCCCTCGAAGGAACCATCGACCGCCGGAGGGGACAGATTGGGGCCGGAAGCAAATAAAGAAATTGGACCATGTACAGGCCGAGGCCTCTTTGTTACCCACCATTCCGGGCACCTCCTGACGGGGATGGACAACTCGGTGTTCTCTGGCTGCCTCCTACGCCTCTCCCAAGAGTTGTAATAGGCAGCTCCACCACcatcttacacacacacacacacacacacacacacacacacacgcacacgggGAAAGAAGCAGACAGCCCAGGCCGCTCTAGGCCGTAAACAGGATCAAGACCGATCTATGCAGGCCTCAGCTCCTCAAAGGGGCATTGACAGGATGCTGAGCTGGGTtgaaagtagcagatggaactcAGCCCAAAAAAGCGTGAagcgattcactttggaaggtggaAACTGCGGGGGTTAagggcaggattcttagcagtgtggtggtacagagggaccttggggtccacgttcacagacatcccacctcatcccagaagttccgggagtctcccacatattgatagcggctccctgacgcccgcaaattatattCAATaacccggaaatcgatttttttgagaggaagagggggagcgagagggagcatcctgattggtctctcttcgtgctaagtagacctatcggttttctctgtgggcgggctttacagttgacctcaaaaataatgacagtgttgctcgctgcactgtttgcaacagtgacttttctattgcccatggtgggttaaaatgtaaaagacatgttgaggtgagtttaacaggtgtcattcgttcattagcgtagctaacgttatttaaactagctggctggctgctaaggagctactctattgatgtcctacgtgatgaggccaaactccctgtagacttgcttgaaGTTGTATTAGAATAAAAAAGGACTGcgtgataatataagtacatattttaacaTCACATTTtttgcatatacccaacttggtttacagattagacaaaatcacgaaACAAAGATTtgcatacacccttggaggtcgaccggggttggggggggtgaacATGGGGTTGaagggggcgggggtgctacctccgtGAAATGAGTTTCTGCAGGATGGGAGGTCTGCGTCCATCGATCCCTCAAAGCTGCCGtccaagttgatagggtggtgaagaaggcgtatTTAAGAAGCTGGCCTTCGTTAGTCGGGGGCGGGCGGGGGTTGAGTTCGAGAGCCGTGCGGTAATGTTGCAGATCTAGAAAACCCCGGTTAGACTCCACTCGGAGGATTGTGTTCGATTCTGGCTGCCCCGTTagagggaggatgtggaggctttagaggaggcacagaggagattcaccaggatgctgcctggattcgagaGCGTGTCTTACGAGGAGAGGTTGAGCGAGCGAGAACTTTCCTCTATGGAGTGAGGGAAGATGAGAGGCAATTTGAGACGGGAAGAGGCGTATATCAAGTGGACAGGCAGAGGTTTTTCGCAGAATGGCtagtacaagggggcataattttaaggtgattggaggaaagtctgGGGAGGGGATGTCAGCGGTAGTTTCTCACACACAGAGAGTCGGGGGGGGTGTGGAACAGCCTgtcagaggtagtggtagaggcagcgACATCTAAGAAATTCTTAAATgcttgatagaaaaatggaaggcaagggttagattgatcttgggagTAGAGAAAAGGGttagcacaatgttgtgggctgaagggcctgtactgtactgttccaaGTCCCAAGTTAATTGATCATCAATGCCgtcatatacaaccccgagattggTTTCCTTGTGGGCACacatagtaaatccaagaaacccaacagaatcgatgaaagaccggCCCCGCCAGGACGGGGAATCAACCAGCGTGCAAAGGACAACGGACTGCGCAAATCTAAAAGAGAAGAAAATTTgcgataaatattgagaacgtgagatgacaaatccttggaagtgagtccatgtgttgtgggaacagttcagttccagggcaagtgaatttgagtgaagttatcccctctggttcgggggcctggtggctgaggggtagtaactgttcctgaacctggtggtgtgagccctgaggctcctgtaccttctttctgatggcagcagtgagaagagagcatggcctgggtggtccctgacgatggatgctgttttcctgggacagcactccttgtagatgtgctcagtggtggggagggctttacctgtcatGGACTGGGACGTACCTACTACATGTTGCAAGGTTTCTGTTCGAGAACATTGCTGTTtctacaccaggctgtgatgcaaccagtctccactacacatctataatgTCAAAGTTTTAAACGTCTTGCCaagtcttcacaaacttctaaggaagtagcaGCACTGCCGTGGTTCTTCGTAATGGCACTCATAAATggcgggaagagaagatggcggcgcgcctgcgtgtgctcagctctccagtgaaaaatgatagcgtatctgttaaataggggccgtggacaattctgatttgatggagaatggacatgaaagcacagaggaacatctggagaaatttctggaacgCCCGTTCGCTGCCGTCGCTACTGTGCGGTTGGGAACCTTTCGGGggataggcctcaaaatccccggccttgcctgctctTGGCAACCGaaaaggaggtcgaatcgttcggacagagatgacgcccggtactcggtgtcggagagctgatcagagctcgaagttttcggacgactcagagtcggattgtggtcgggcatggcagggagagtttttcttccttctcccgtctgcgtgagatgcggGACATTTGagggactttgaactttactgtgctcacggacttcttcatcaagttatggtattgttgcactgttgtaactatatgtcataattatgtggttttgtcagttttttcagtcttggtctgtcctgtgttttgtgatatcacaccggaggaatattgtatcatttcttaatgcatgcatcactaaatgacaataaaagaggactgcgtgtcttcataatcatatgcTGGGCCTAAGACATCTCTGAAATCATAACAgtgaggagtttaaagttgccGACCCACTCCTCCTGAAGTCGATGATCAGCTccttgagtgagaggtggttgtggtggcaccactcagccggattttcaatctccctcctacctgCCGATTCgtcaccagctttgattcagcCGAGGACAGCGGAGGCAGCAGACTTGCAGTAAAAATGGcgttgaagctgtgcttagcctcacggtCGTAAGTATAAAG
This DNA window, taken from Mobula birostris isolate sMobBir1 unplaced genomic scaffold, sMobBir1.hap1 scaffold_1546, whole genome shotgun sequence, encodes the following:
- the LOC140192497 gene encoding atlastin-2-like, producing ATAEANNLAALAAAKDYYQQAMEELCGGDKAYLAPSKLQERHLVYRETAVEKFRSMRKMGGRGLSQRYQEQLEAEIDELLDSYAKFNRSKNFASLVRTPAAMLLIIVSMHLLSGFVGLLGLGFLTVLFDFFNGMALLTLMSWLYIKYTGQGPLLGEVIDAVSDSILGGVANLIISRYFSMPPNTVLVGLAHAAGRS